DNA from Terriglobus tenax:
GTCCCAGTGCAGGCCGCCATCCACCTCGCGCGGTGCGTTCGCAAAGCGATGCACCAGCGAAATCTGCGGCTTGTTCTCGACCCACCGAAGCAGTGAGACCCTGCAGCTACCCGCGCCGAGGTCGACTGCAACCAGGGCGCGGGTATCTGAGGGGCGAAGGGTTTTGGGTGCGGTGCGTCTCAACGGAGGTAAGCCTCCGTCAGGCCACCGTCAACCGGGATCAGGTGTCCGGTGGTCACCGGAGCCTTGGGTCCACCGATGAACAGAATCGCCTCGGCGCAGTCCTTCGGGTCAATCGGCACATGCGTCAGCGTGCGCTTGGCGTAGAAGGCAGCCAGCTTGTTGCGAAGCTCATCATCGGTGTTCGATTCCTCAAACGCGATGTTGTACTTGGCCAGCGAAGCCTTCACGCGGTCGCGCGGGAACATCGTCGATCCCTTCACCACCGTCGCCGGGCTGATGCCGTTCACACGGGTGAGCGGAGAGAAGGTCACGGCCAGTTCACGCACCAGGTGGCTCAGCGCAGCCTTCGAAACGTCGTACGCCTCAGTTCCCTTCTTCGGCACAACCGCGTTGGCGGAACTGGTGAGCACCAGGCTGCCGTCAAGCTTCTGCTTGGCAAGAACCTTCTGCACTTCGTCCCCAAGCAGGAAGTTCGCGGTGACGTTGATGGAGAGCGTGGTACCCCACATCGCGTCGCTGATGATGCCATCGGGCGAGGATGGGAAGATAGCCGCCGTGTTCACGATGATGTCGACACCGCCAAACTTGGCAACCGTTTCATCCAAAGCGGACTTGATGGCCTTGCGGTCGGTGATGTCGATGGCGGTGGAGATGACAGCTTCCTTACCGGCAATGGCCTTGCACTCTTCCGCCACGCTGGCAGCGCCTTCGACAGCGCGATCGGCCACGACGATGTGCGCGCCACGCTCAGCGGCCAGCAGAGCAACCTCGCGGCCAATGCCCGAACCACCACCCACGACGAGCAGGATGCGGCGGCTGAGCTCCTTCTCAGGAGGCATGCGACGGATCTTGGCCTCTTCCAAAGCCCAGTACTCGATGCGGAAGGCCTCGCTGGGCGGCAGAGCAACGTAGTTCTCGTACACCGTGAACTCGCTGGCTCCGGCAGCCGGACCCGCCTGCGGAACATCGACGCAATCCACACCCGAGCCGAGCGAACCTGCACCCTGCATCACGTGGATGGCGTTGGTATAAAACTCACCGGTCAGGCGCGACTCGGTCTTGTTCTTGCCGAAGGTGAACATGCCGACGCCGGGAACCAGAACCACGGTCGGGCTGGCATCGCGCATCTTGGGCGAATCCGGCAGGGCGTGCGCGTTGTAGTACTCGGCGTACTCATCGCGGTAGGTGGCGAGCGTCGAGTCCACCAGGGCCTCAAGCTCCTTCGGATCGCCGGCCGGGTTCCACTCCAGGTACATGGGGCGGATCTTGGTACGGATGAAGTGGTCCGGGCAGCTGGTGCCCAGGTGGGCCAGCTTCTTGGCCTGCGCGGAGTTCACGAACTCCAGCACATCCGCTCCGTCAAAGAAGGTGCCGATCCAGCGCTGCTTGCGGCTGACCGCGCCACGGATGACCGGGAAGATGGCCTTGGCAATCTCAGCCTTGTCCTCGCGGGTGGAATAGATGGCTCCACCGAAGGACGGCTTGCCCTTGGCGATGGCGTGCTTCTCGATGAACTGGCCAATCTGATCGATGATGGTGATCGTGTTCAGGTAGCTCTCACGCTGGGTGTTACCCCAGGTGAACAGGCCGTGTCCCCCCAGGATGATGCCGTCGCAGCCGGGGTTTGCCTCCACCGCGGTCTTCAGCATCATGGCCAGCTCAAAGCCAGGGCGCTGCCAGGGCAGCCAGACCAGCTTGTGGTTGTACTCCTTGTTGAACTCCTCCATCTTCTCCTTACCGTTAGAAGAGGCGGCCAGGGCGA
Protein-coding regions in this window:
- a CDS encoding bifunctional rhamnulose-1-phosphate aldolase/short-chain dehydrogenase, producing MSGLKFLEDRWDDSVASKLDEPELLRYRSNLLGSDLRITNFGGGNTSSKIDQVDPLTGETVKVMWVKGSGGDVGSIKRSGFATLYMDRLLSMEKIYPGVAREDEMVAMYPLITFGNNPVAASIDTPLHGFLPFPHVDHLHPDWGIALAASSNGKEKMEEFNKEYNHKLVWLPWQRPGFELAMMLKTAVEANPGCDGIILGGHGLFTWGNTQRESYLNTITIIDQIGQFIEKHAIAKGKPSFGGAIYSTREDKAEIAKAIFPVIRGAVSRKQRWIGTFFDGADVLEFVNSAQAKKLAHLGTSCPDHFIRTKIRPMYLEWNPAGDPKELEALVDSTLATYRDEYAEYYNAHALPDSPKMRDASPTVVLVPGVGMFTFGKNKTESRLTGEFYTNAIHVMQGAGSLGSGVDCVDVPQAGPAAGASEFTVYENYVALPPSEAFRIEYWALEEAKIRRMPPEKELSRRILLVVGGGSGIGREVALLAAERGAHIVVADRAVEGAASVAEECKAIAGKEAVISTAIDITDRKAIKSALDETVAKFGGVDIIVNTAAIFPSSPDGIISDAMWGTTLSINVTANFLLGDEVQKVLAKQKLDGSLVLTSSANAVVPKKGTEAYDVSKAALSHLVRELAVTFSPLTRVNGISPATVVKGSTMFPRDRVKASLAKYNIAFEESNTDDELRNKLAAFYAKRTLTHVPIDPKDCAEAILFIGGPKAPVTTGHLIPVDGGLTEAYLR